One genomic window of Campylobacter curvus includes the following:
- a CDS encoding P-loop NTPase yields the protein MSSNQAQKLQNLVSASSSQKSTHFIAITSGKGGVGKSTISANLANILSQNGYKVGLLDADIGLANLDVILNVKMGKNLLHVLKGECSLKEILIPVNKNLILIPGESGDEILKFNNQFLYERFLSEAGELDELDFLIIDTGAGIGGNTQLFLEAADEIIVVTVPDPAAITDAYAVIKIVSRFKNNELMLLNMVKNEAEAARIFENIKRVADTNIGSNLSLELIGCVEADKGVAKSIKQRTLFTNDAPYSQPSTQIKQIASNLLYRLERKVLTDGQSRSFGGFFKRLIEQF from the coding sequence ATGAGTAGCAACCAAGCCCAAAAACTACAAAATTTAGTATCTGCCAGCAGTAGCCAAAAAAGCACTCATTTCATCGCGATAACGAGCGGCAAAGGCGGTGTGGGCAAAAGCACGATAAGCGCGAATTTAGCCAATATCCTCTCTCAAAACGGCTATAAAGTCGGGCTGCTTGACGCTGACATCGGTCTGGCGAATTTAGACGTGATACTAAACGTCAAAATGGGTAAAAACCTGCTTCACGTGCTAAAAGGCGAGTGCTCGCTAAAGGAAATTTTGATACCGGTGAATAAAAACCTGATCTTGATCCCGGGCGAGAGTGGCGATGAAATTTTGAAATTTAACAATCAATTTTTATACGAGAGGTTTTTAAGCGAGGCCGGCGAGCTTGATGAGCTCGATTTTCTCATAATAGACACGGGAGCGGGCATAGGTGGCAACACTCAGCTCTTTTTAGAGGCAGCCGACGAGATAATCGTAGTGACCGTGCCAGATCCCGCCGCTATAACCGACGCTTACGCCGTGATAAAGATAGTCTCAAGGTTTAAAAACAACGAACTCATGCTTTTAAATATGGTAAAAAACGAAGCCGAGGCGGCCAGAATTTTTGAAAATATAAAACGCGTGGCCGATACCAATATCGGCTCGAATTTAAGCCTCGAGCTGATAGGCTGTGTCGAGGCTGACAAGGGCGTAGCAAAGAGCATAAAGCAGCGCACGCTCTTTACGAACGATGCGCCGTATTCGCAGCCAAGCACGCAGATAAAGCAAATAGCGTCGAATTTGCTTTATAGGTTGGAACGAAAAGTGCTTACTGACGGGCAAAGCAGGAGCTTTGGCGGATTTTTCAAGCGCTTGATAGAACAATTTTAA
- the mqnF gene encoding aminofutalosine deaminase family hydrolase, with protein sequence MEILKAKWLIVCDENFKILKDRCIAFDEKIRAIGSESELRAKFKNAKFSELRNSVIAPAFVNTHVHLEFSANASELTYGDFIAWLGSIVTHGGELAKKCMPKIMQKALNSMLKSGIGTVGAVSSFGKDLHILAASPARVVFFNEILGSNGELVEQNWLNFMAKFKTSQAFASARFTPAVSLHSPYSIHPDLAIKALNFAREENLVVCTHFLESKAEKNWLDSGTGAFKEHLKRFVKEPKPMFSADSYFAQFSQLRTLFTHCVYESDFTKFKPYHSITHCAVSNRLLGKKALDLGAILRAKVNLNIGTDGLSSNISLNFWDELRAVLLTHQNLELNHLAKVVFKAATKGGADALGINNGELKPAKLADIAVYSAPKCDDSELVLQLILHTKQAKRLYIGGKICEF encoded by the coding sequence ATGGAAATTTTAAAGGCCAAATGGCTGATCGTTTGCGATGAAAATTTCAAAATTTTAAAAGATCGTTGCATCGCTTTTGACGAGAAAATTCGCGCTATCGGTAGTGAAAGCGAACTGAGAGCGAAATTCAAAAACGCCAAATTCAGTGAGCTTAGAAACTCCGTCATCGCGCCCGCATTCGTAAATACGCATGTTCATTTAGAATTTAGCGCAAACGCGTCCGAGCTTACATACGGTGATTTTATAGCGTGGCTTGGCTCTATCGTGACTCATGGCGGTGAGCTTGCTAAAAAATGCATGCCAAAGATCATGCAAAAAGCCCTAAATTCTATGCTAAAAAGCGGTATCGGCACGGTGGGCGCGGTCTCTAGCTTCGGCAAAGATCTGCATATCTTAGCCGCTTCGCCCGCTAGAGTCGTGTTTTTCAATGAAATTTTAGGCTCAAACGGCGAATTAGTAGAGCAAAACTGGCTAAATTTCATGGCTAAATTCAAGACCAGTCAGGCATTTGCCAGCGCTCGCTTCACGCCTGCCGTATCGCTTCACTCGCCCTACTCTATCCATCCTGATCTTGCTATAAAGGCGCTAAATTTCGCGCGCGAGGAAAATTTAGTAGTCTGCACGCATTTTTTAGAGAGCAAAGCGGAAAAAAACTGGCTAGATAGCGGCACAGGCGCGTTTAAAGAGCATCTAAAGCGCTTTGTCAAAGAGCCAAAGCCAATGTTTAGCGCAGATAGCTATTTTGCACAGTTTTCGCAGCTTAGGACACTTTTTACGCATTGCGTTTATGAGAGCGATTTTACGAAATTTAAGCCCTATCACTCTATCACGCACTGCGCGGTCTCAAACCGCTTGCTTGGTAAAAAAGCGCTCGATCTAGGCGCTATCTTGCGCGCTAAAGTAAATCTAAATATCGGCACCGACGGACTTAGCTCAAACATCAGCCTAAATTTTTGGGATGAGCTAAGAGCCGTTCTCTTGACGCATCAAAATTTAGAGCTCAACCATCTTGCCAAAGTCGTTTTCAAGGCGGCTACAAAAGGCGGTGCAGACGCACTTGGTATAAATAACGGCGAGCTAAAGCCCGCTAAACTGGCCGATATCGCAGTTTATAGCGCTCCAAAATGCGACGATAGCGAGCTTGTTTTGCAGCTCATCTTGCACACCAAACAGGCCAAAAGACTTTATATAGGAGGAAAAATTTGCGAATTTTAA
- a CDS encoding LOG family protein: MSSDLIDDLLKFQSILNYKNKNVTFFGSARFDDDNAYCKMAYDLAFRLGELGFAVLTGGGDGIMRAANKGAFESGKSPSIGLNVRLPFEQATNPYVTAKYLFSNLSPRKFALTDSSVAFVVFPGGFGTLDELFEILVLAQIGSKKVKIYLVGTKFWQRLDEFIKTTLVTQKTISQKDVDLYKITDDIELIVSEILHI, encoded by the coding sequence ATGAGTAGCGATCTGATAGACGACCTGCTGAAATTTCAAAGCATTTTAAATTACAAAAACAAAAATGTTACCTTTTTTGGTTCGGCTAGATTTGACGATGATAACGCCTATTGCAAAATGGCGTACGATCTCGCGTTTAGGCTGGGCGAGCTTGGATTTGCGGTATTGACCGGCGGCGGAGACGGCATAATGAGGGCCGCAAACAAGGGCGCATTTGAGAGCGGCAAGAGTCCCAGTATCGGGCTGAACGTGCGTTTGCCGTTTGAGCAAGCGACAAATCCTTATGTGACCGCGAAATATCTCTTTTCAAATTTAAGCCCGCGTAAATTTGCACTGACTGACAGCTCGGTCGCGTTCGTCGTATTTCCGGGCGGCTTTGGTACGCTTGATGAGCTGTTTGAAATTTTGGTTTTGGCGCAGATCGGTAGCAAAAAGGTCAAAATTTACCTTGTCGGCACAAAATTTTGGCAAAGGCTAGATGAGTTTATAAAAACAACTCTAGTCACCCAAAAAACGATAAGCCAAAAAGATGTGGATCTATACAAGATCACCGATGACATCGAGCTTATAGTGAGCGAAATTTTACATATTTAA
- a CDS encoding DUF488 domain-containing protein, with protein sequence MFKVIRIYDFIKSGESDFEGVFVDRLYPRGVRKEIFEQFLWLKSVTPSNELRTWFHFDKEGRFKEFCAKFRRELQGEEAQKGLKILKDLEAKHKNVALLTAVKEPELSHVKVILQALKGK encoded by the coding sequence ATGTTTAAAGTAATAAGAATTTACGACTTCATAAAGTCGGGTGAGAGCGATTTTGAAGGTGTCTTTGTGGATAGACTCTATCCAAGAGGCGTGAGGAAGGAAATCTTCGAGCAGTTTTTGTGGCTAAAAAGCGTCACTCCGTCAAACGAGCTTAGAACGTGGTTTCACTTCGACAAAGAGGGCAGGTTTAAGGAATTTTGTGCTAAATTTAGACGTGAGCTTCAAGGCGAGGAGGCGCAAAAGGGGCTTAAAATTTTAAAAGATCTGGAAGCAAAGCACAAAAATGTCGCCTTACTCACGGCCGTAAAAGAGCCAGAGCTAAGCCATGTCAAAGTGATCTTGCAGGCGCTAAAAGGCAAATAA
- the fliY gene encoding flagellar motor switch protein FliY — protein MTNDFFNLFTNELKATVEGLTGRTPEVGERNDFDAPTQNGIKPPVVMASVMLSGDVNAKAEIVCTPILVSAISEWMMGEEEISRNETLGADELDAAKEIFSNLLSAFSTSLGAQKGMPKISFEIVNVNFLDENSALDFSVYEKLFLFSVKIEDINEHIGFVCDHTLMKFFEPTKVGESESQSGDQAKATHGSRSEFSAEEMRNINLIMDVRLPIRVRIGSKRMLLKDVLSMDIGSVIELNQLANDPLEILIGDKVIALGEVVIIDGNFGIQITQIGSKRERLQQLK, from the coding sequence ATGACGAATGATTTTTTCAATTTATTTACGAACGAGCTTAAGGCCACGGTCGAAGGACTGACCGGACGCACACCGGAAGTAGGCGAGAGAAACGACTTTGACGCCCCTACTCAAAACGGCATAAAGCCGCCTGTGGTCATGGCTAGCGTCATGCTAAGCGGCGATGTGAACGCAAAAGCCGAGATCGTCTGCACACCGATTTTGGTAAGCGCGATCAGCGAATGGATGATGGGCGAGGAGGAAATTTCGCGAAACGAAACGCTGGGAGCTGATGAACTGGACGCCGCAAAGGAGATATTTTCAAACCTTTTAAGCGCTTTTAGCACCTCGCTTGGCGCACAAAAAGGCATGCCAAAGATCAGCTTTGAGATAGTAAACGTAAATTTCCTCGATGAAAATTCCGCACTTGATTTTTCGGTTTATGAAAAGCTGTTTTTATTTAGCGTCAAGATAGAGGATATAAACGAGCATATCGGCTTTGTATGCGATCACACATTGATGAAATTTTTTGAGCCTACGAAGGTCGGCGAGAGCGAATCACAAAGCGGCGATCAGGCAAAAGCGACTCACGGATCCAGGAGCGAATTTAGCGCCGAAGAGATGCGAAATATCAACCTCATAATGGACGTGCGCTTACCTATTCGCGTGCGCATCGGCTCTAAAAGGATGCTGCTAAAAGACGTGCTCAGCATGGACATAGGCTCGGTCATCGAGCTAAATCAACTGGCTAACGATCCGCTTGAAATTTTGATCGGTGACAAGGTCATCGCACTTGGCGAGGTCGTGATAATAGACGGGAATTTCGGTATCCAGATCACTCAGATAGGCTCTAAGCGCGAGCGTCTGCAGCAGCTAAAATAG
- the folK gene encoding 2-amino-4-hydroxy-6-hydroxymethyldihydropteridine diphosphokinase — MRLAGARRLERSRFCPCYFGFDENFKFSAFVGLGGNIDNSAKRFDRFIRALSSDRRFHIVECSPILINAAFGYEAQADFSNAVINLQTSLGSNVLLKILQHYERKFKRVRSFKNAPRTLDLDILYFSGLSRKSERLRLPHKGAGERLSVIVPMGLMRG; from the coding sequence ATGAGGCTGGCGGGAGCGAGGAGGCTTGAGAGAAGTCGCTTTTGTCCCTGCTATTTTGGTTTCGATGAAAATTTTAAATTTAGCGCTTTTGTCGGGCTTGGCGGCAATATCGACAACAGCGCGAAGCGTTTTGACAGATTTATAAGAGCGTTATCAAGTGACAGGCGGTTTCATATCGTTGAGTGCTCGCCGATACTGATAAATGCGGCATTTGGATACGAAGCGCAGGCAGATTTCAGTAACGCTGTCATAAATTTGCAAACGAGCCTTGGCTCGAACGTTTTGCTTAAAATTTTGCAGCATTACGAGCGTAAATTTAAGCGCGTGCGAAGCTTTAAAAATGCGCCCAGGACGCTTGATCTGGATATTTTGTATTTTAGCGGGCTTTCAAGAAAGAGTGAGAGGCTGAGGCTTCCTCACAAGGGGGCTGGCGAGAGGCTCAGCGTGATAGTGCCGATGGGGCTTATGAGAGGTTAA
- a CDS encoding outer membrane beta-barrel protein, giving the protein MKISNALLKVAVLGSLACSCALAQGAFVGGSVGYNFKSGNELKDDGIKFKDSSIPLGVQGGYDFGDYRVYGEYVYGTKAKAHKTVGDVKADLKWKTHKFLVGADYTPQIAQNLRFLVGAYTGLTYLDYKLGTVGPGERVHISDNSTDWTIGGRVGGLYSFDEHNEVELGLRYDRTKFDEGKFNSYGLYAAYNYKF; this is encoded by the coding sequence ATGAAAATTTCAAACGCGTTGTTGAAAGTCGCCGTTCTTGGCTCGCTAGCTTGCTCGTGCGCCCTCGCGCAAGGTGCGTTCGTAGGCGGCAGTGTAGGCTATAACTTCAAATCCGGCAACGAGCTTAAGGATGACGGCATAAAATTTAAAGACTCATCTATCCCGCTTGGAGTCCAAGGCGGTTATGACTTTGGCGATTACAGAGTTTACGGCGAATACGTCTACGGCACTAAAGCTAAGGCTCACAAAACGGTAGGCGACGTGAAGGCCGATCTTAAATGGAAAACTCATAAATTTTTAGTCGGTGCTGACTATACGCCTCAGATCGCACAAAATTTGAGATTTTTAGTCGGAGCATATACCGGCCTTACGTATCTTGACTATAAACTAGGCACAGTCGGCCCTGGCGAAAGGGTGCATATATCTGACAACTCCACTGACTGGACTATCGGTGGCAGAGTGGGCGGTCTTTATAGCTTTGACGAGCACAACGAGGTCGAGCTTGGCTTGAGATACGACAGGACGAAATTCGATGAGGGTAAATTCAACAGCTACGGCCTATACGCCGCATATAACTACAAATTCTAA
- the aroQ gene encoding type II 3-dehydroquinate dehydratase: MDKKLKIMVVQGPNINMLGVREPSVYGAMKMEDIHAQMKIVADQNNIDIEFFQSNLEGEIVDKIQECLGEADGIIINPAAYTHTSIAIRDALSAVALPVIEVHISNIHRREEFRHKSLIAPIAAGQIVGFGPVGYHLAMIGMLQIFEQIKAIRANQENK; this comes from the coding sequence ATGGATAAGAAGCTAAAAATCATGGTCGTGCAAGGCCCTAACATCAACATGCTGGGCGTTCGCGAGCCTTCTGTATACGGTGCGATGAAGATGGAAGATATCCACGCTCAAATGAAGATCGTAGCCGATCAAAACAATATCGACATCGAGTTTTTTCAAAGCAACCTAGAAGGCGAGATCGTGGATAAGATCCAAGAGTGCCTGGGCGAAGCCGACGGTATCATCATAAATCCGGCCGCATATACGCATACTTCTATCGCTATCAGAGACGCTCTGAGCGCGGTTGCACTGCCTGTCATCGAAGTGCATATCAGCAACATACATCGCCGTGAGGAATTTCGCCATAAAAGCCTCATAGCGCCGATCGCAGCGGGTCAGATAGTAGGTTTTGGACCTGTTGGATATCATCTGGCGATGATAGGTATGCTTCAAATTTTCGAGCAGATCAAAGCCATAAGAGCAAATCAAGAAAATAAATGA
- the sppA gene encoding signal peptide peptidase SppA, translating into MRILKLIFAPVAAILKFINTNFKALVFLLILILLFAPGSDIKQPNLAQIDIKGALFDTDEILNKLEELRNDQNIKGVLLYIDSPGGALSPSVEIATQVKRLKESKKVLAYAGGSMASGSYYAGVNADKILANPGSFIGSIGVIMQAPNIAELAHKIGVSEQVVKAGELKEAGTFTRQWSKEERASLQNLVDGAYELFTKDVAQARNLSLDKKDEWANARVFLADDALKIGLIDGVCGYFDAKSELEAMSGVDEPIWQEKPQIEKLMEKFTHQGINSLFSAFFSVQTR; encoded by the coding sequence TTGCGAATTTTAAAGCTCATTTTCGCGCCAGTGGCGGCGATCTTAAAATTTATCAATACCAACTTCAAAGCGCTCGTGTTTTTACTGATCTTGATCCTGCTCTTTGCGCCAGGCAGCGACATAAAGCAGCCGAATTTAGCGCAGATAGACATAAAAGGCGCACTATTTGACACGGATGAAATTTTAAACAAACTAGAAGAGCTCAGAAACGATCAAAATATAAAAGGCGTGCTGCTTTACATCGACAGTCCGGGCGGTGCGCTAAGCCCTAGCGTAGAGATAGCCACGCAGGTAAAAAGGCTAAAAGAGAGTAAAAAAGTGCTGGCGTATGCGGGTGGTAGCATGGCTAGCGGCAGCTACTACGCAGGCGTGAATGCGGATAAAATTTTGGCAAACCCGGGCTCTTTTATAGGCTCGATCGGAGTCATCATGCAAGCGCCAAACATAGCCGAACTAGCGCATAAAATCGGCGTCAGCGAGCAGGTCGTAAAGGCCGGAGAGCTCAAGGAGGCCGGCACATTTACTAGGCAATGGAGCAAAGAGGAGCGCGCAAGCCTGCAAAATTTAGTAGACGGCGCGTATGAGCTCTTTACAAAAGACGTGGCGCAGGCGCGAAATTTAAGCCTTGATAAAAAGGACGAGTGGGCAAATGCGAGGGTATTTTTAGCTGACGATGCGCTAAAAATAGGGCTCATAGACGGCGTGTGCGGATATTTTGACGCAAAGAGCGAGCTTGAGGCGATGAGCGGCGTAGACGAGCCCATCTGGCAAGAAAAGCCGCAGATCGAAAAGCTGATGGAAAAATTTACGCATCAAGGTATAAATTCGCTTTTTAGCGCCTTTTTTAGCGTGCAGACGAGATGA
- the mnmA gene encoding tRNA 2-thiouridine(34) synthase MnmA, with translation MKIMVAMSGGVDSTMTAKILKEAGHEIEGCYMKLHQKPGYHEENIRKVKKVGDYLGIKVHILDLQDKFNEFVYDPFVRLYKEGKTPNPCALCNRFIKLGALLNFAKQNGCEKLATGHYVQIIDGFVTMAKDPSKDQSYFLAQVPKEVLKDVIFPLGDKFKADIKELAREVPVLNEFATQPESSEICFVEDTYIEILNKHYNTNLPGNVVDKHGKVIGRHQGYMHYTIGKRRGFEVFGAHEPHFVLKINADKNEIVVGSKDDLAQKIVELENVNLFIDEDEFECETKIRYRSPKLEASVKIDRQNKTAVVALSQNALGVAQGQLCVMYDGERVIASGFIK, from the coding sequence ATGAAGATAATGGTTGCTATGAGCGGCGGCGTGGATAGCACGATGACCGCTAAAATCTTAAAAGAAGCCGGCCACGAGATAGAGGGCTGTTATATGAAGCTGCACCAAAAGCCCGGCTACCACGAAGAAAATATCCGCAAGGTCAAAAAAGTGGGCGATTATCTTGGCATAAAGGTGCATATTTTAGACCTGCAAGATAAATTCAACGAATTCGTCTACGATCCTTTTGTCAGGCTTTATAAAGAGGGCAAGACGCCAAATCCGTGCGCGCTTTGCAACCGCTTCATAAAGCTGGGCGCACTTTTGAATTTCGCCAAGCAAAACGGCTGCGAGAAGCTTGCGACGGGGCATTACGTGCAGATAATAGACGGCTTTGTCACGATGGCGAAAGATCCGAGCAAAGATCAGAGCTATTTTTTGGCTCAGGTGCCAAAAGAGGTGCTAAAAGACGTTATTTTCCCGCTTGGAGATAAATTTAAAGCCGACATCAAAGAGCTAGCACGCGAAGTGCCCGTGCTAAACGAGTTTGCCACGCAGCCTGAGAGCAGCGAGATTTGCTTCGTAGAAGATACTTATATCGAAATTTTAAATAAGCATTACAACACGAATCTACCGGGCAATGTCGTCGATAAACACGGCAAGGTCATCGGCCGTCATCAAGGTTATATGCATTACACGATCGGCAAAAGACGCGGCTTTGAGGTATTTGGTGCGCATGAGCCGCACTTCGTGCTAAAGATAAACGCCGATAAAAACGAGATAGTCGTTGGTAGCAAGGACGACCTGGCACAAAAGATCGTCGAGCTTGAGAATGTGAATTTGTTCATTGATGAGGACGAGTTCGAGTGTGAGACGAAGATAAGATATCGCAGTCCAAAGTTAGAAGCCAGCGTAAAGATTGATAGGCAAAATAAAACCGCCGTAGTTGCGCTATCTCAAAACGCTCTTGGCGTCGCTCAGGGGCAGCTTTGCGTGATGTATGACGGTGAGCGCGTCATTGCGAGCGGATTTATAAAGTGA
- a CDS encoding M24 family metallopeptidase, with protein sequence MNFILKDENAVFFECGYSCDNEILLCVDAVKYFITDARYYFEAKASVNSDTVVVLAQRYLMSEARALLRKLRPKSLVFNPNELSVSDFKALSRGFSINFKPKPNFSQLKRICKNEKEIEILKEAARLGAKCFDEFAAFVRKNGEGMSERELHFNAGLIFRQKNSLNLSFDPIVAINENAAKAHALPTDKILKKGDLLLLDAGVKFERYCSDRTRTACFDENFNFSKEQNFKNAKRQEIYEIVKRAQAAGIAAVKVGAKASDIDAAARKVIADAGYAKDFFHSTGHGVGVDIHELPFIAAKSNEILKEGMVFSVEPGIYLENEFGVRIEDVVVVRENGAEIL encoded by the coding sequence ATGAATTTCATCTTAAAAGACGAGAACGCCGTATTTTTCGAGTGCGGCTACAGCTGCGACAATGAAATTTTACTCTGCGTGGACGCAGTGAAATATTTCATCACCGACGCGAGGTATTATTTCGAGGCTAAAGCCTCTGTAAATAGCGATACCGTCGTCGTTTTAGCGCAGCGATACTTGATGAGCGAGGCAAGAGCGCTTTTAAGAAAGCTAAGGCCAAAAAGCCTGGTTTTTAACCCGAACGAGCTTAGCGTGAGCGATTTTAAGGCTCTTAGCAGGGGGTTTAGTATAAATTTCAAGCCAAAGCCGAATTTCTCGCAGCTAAAGCGGATCTGCAAAAATGAGAAAGAGATCGAAATTTTAAAAGAGGCCGCGAGGCTAGGCGCGAAATGCTTCGACGAATTTGCCGCGTTCGTACGCAAAAACGGCGAAGGCATGAGCGAAAGGGAGCTGCATTTTAACGCAGGCCTCATTTTTAGGCAAAAAAACAGCCTTAATCTAAGCTTCGATCCTATCGTCGCGATAAACGAAAATGCCGCAAAGGCGCATGCGCTGCCGACCGATAAAATTTTAAAAAAGGGCGATCTGCTGCTTTTAGACGCCGGAGTGAAATTCGAGCGCTACTGCTCCGATCGCACCAGGACTGCGTGCTTTGATGAAAATTTCAATTTTTCAAAAGAGCAAAATTTCAAAAATGCGAAGCGACAAGAGATATACGAGATCGTAAAACGCGCGCAGGCTGCCGGTATAGCGGCCGTGAAAGTGGGCGCAAAGGCCAGCGACATAGATGCTGCCGCTCGCAAAGTCATCGCAGATGCGGGCTATGCGAAGGATTTTTTCCACTCGACGGGCCATGGAGTGGGCGTAGATATCCACGAGCTGCCTTTTATCGCGGCTAAAAGCAATGAAATTTTAAAAGAAGGCATGGTCTTTAGCGTCGAGCCAGGTATTTATCTGGAAAATGAATTTGGCGTGCGTATCGAAGACGTGGTCGTCGTGCGCGAGAACGGGGCTGAGATTTTATGA
- the fliM gene encoding flagellar motor switch protein FliM, whose protein sequence is MADILSQEEIDALLEVVDEDGDTSSIEIEESAPGEQKQIIIYDFKRPNRVSKEQLRAIKGIHDKLARNLASQISSVMRSIVEIRLHSVDQMTYGEFLMSLPSPTSFNVFSIKPLDGNCILEINPSIAFPMIDRLLGGTGENFETNRELTDIEVNLLDAVLRMIMQRLKESWAMITDMYPNVEAKESSPNVVQIVSQNEIVIMVVMEIIVGNSSGMINLCYPVIYLEPILSRLANRDIMLGETSAKKSRNKELKTLIGRAEVLYEAILGKAIVSVSEFLDLKEGDIVRLDRSADDKAIVCIDKKEVFLAEVGLHRFRKSIKIEQLIRSDKDEIKNILEKYEEERKAKLMAYEPDENTNEEESQDDDE, encoded by the coding sequence ATGGCTGATATTTTAAGTCAAGAAGAGATAGACGCGCTGCTTGAAGTTGTCGATGAAGACGGCGATACTAGCTCGATCGAGATAGAAGAGAGCGCACCGGGCGAGCAAAAGCAGATCATCATTTATGATTTTAAGCGCCCAAATCGCGTGAGCAAAGAGCAGCTTCGCGCGATCAAAGGTATCCACGACAAGCTTGCCAGGAATTTAGCCTCACAAATTTCAAGCGTGATGAGAAGCATCGTCGAAATTCGCCTTCACAGTGTAGATCAGATGACTTACGGTGAGTTTTTGATGAGCCTTCCAAGCCCGACCAGCTTTAACGTCTTTAGTATAAAGCCGCTTGATGGCAACTGTATTTTGGAGATAAACCCCAGCATCGCCTTTCCGATGATAGATCGTCTGCTTGGTGGAACGGGCGAAAATTTCGAGACTAATCGCGAGCTGACAGACATCGAGGTGAATTTACTCGATGCAGTGCTTAGGATGATAATGCAGCGCCTAAAAGAGAGCTGGGCGATGATAACTGACATGTATCCAAACGTCGAAGCCAAAGAGAGCTCACCAAACGTCGTTCAGATCGTATCTCAAAACGAGATCGTGATAATGGTCGTGATGGAGATCATCGTGGGAAATTCAAGCGGGATGATAAATTTATGCTACCCTGTCATCTATCTGGAGCCCATATTAAGCCGCCTGGCAAATCGCGATATAATGCTAGGCGAGACGTCGGCTAAAAAGAGCCGAAACAAGGAGCTAAAGACGCTTATCGGACGCGCCGAGGTGCTTTATGAGGCGATTTTAGGCAAGGCCATAGTCAGTGTGAGCGAATTTTTAGATCTAAAAGAGGGCGACATCGTGCGTCTTGATAGGAGCGCAGACGACAAAGCCATCGTTTGCATCGATAAAAAAGAGGTATTTTTAGCCGAGGTCGGGCTGCATAGGTTTAGAAAATCCATAAAAATCGAGCAGCTCATCCGCTCCGATAAGGATGAAATCAAAAATATCCTTGAAAAATACGAAGAGGAGCGTAAAGCCAAACTTATGGCGTATGAGCCTGACGAAAACACGAACGAAGAAGAGAGCCAAGACGATGACGAATGA
- a CDS encoding RNA polymerase sigma factor FliA yields the protein MHELKQKQLNAYQNTIKKEQDEIVLQYMPALRAMAFRLKERLPSSIDVNDLIGVGVEEMIKLSRKYDKEQNDSFWGYGKKRIYGAMLDYLRGLDIMSRTNRKLVKAINSAIDAYFNEFEEEPDDEYLAKKLGEDIEKIREARGVSSIITVLPIDDQMELFSQHNVEQSVEKEDLIQKIEAILENFDERDQMVIQLYYYEELNLKEISEIMQISESRISQIHKRLLDRLRKSLGA from the coding sequence ATGCACGAGCTAAAGCAAAAGCAGCTTAACGCTTATCAAAATACGATAAAAAAAGAGCAAGACGAGATAGTCTTGCAGTATATGCCCGCACTTCGTGCGATGGCCTTTAGACTAAAGGAGCGCTTGCCCTCCAGTATCGATGTGAACGATCTCATCGGTGTAGGCGTGGAGGAGATGATAAAGCTTAGCCGCAAATACGACAAGGAGCAAAACGACTCCTTTTGGGGATACGGCAAAAAGCGTATTTACGGCGCTATGCTTGATTATTTGCGCGGACTTGATATAATGAGCCGAACGAACAGGAAGCTGGTAAAGGCTATAAATTCCGCTATCGACGCTTATTTTAACGAATTTGAAGAAGAGCCCGACGATGAATATTTAGCCAAAAAGCTCGGCGAAGATATAGAAAAGATCCGCGAAGCAAGAGGCGTCAGCAGCATCATTACGGTGCTTCCGATAGACGATCAGATGGAGCTTTTTAGCCAGCACAACGTAGAGCAAAGCGTGGAAAAAGAGGATCTCATACAAAAGATAGAGGCAATACTTGAAAATTTTGACGAGCGCGATCAAATGGTCATTCAGCTATATTATTACGAAGAGCTGAATTTAAAAGAGATAAGCGAGATAATGCAGATAAGCGAGAGCAGAATTTCACAGATACATAAACGGCTTTTGGATAGGCTAAGAAAGAGTTTGGGGGCTTAA